In one window of Clavelina lepadiformis chromosome 4, kaClaLepa1.1, whole genome shotgun sequence DNA:
- the LOC143452025 gene encoding uncharacterized protein LOC143452025: protein MTTITLLLARSLMFLLIISYGRGQFNPTRTKHCDIVWYKRKPCERGRNLKADLCAEQGCCYRADTRFFNVPVCYESNAPKPIRGIPLSTTPSAGNPIASASRSQTYERLGPFRFLRVCGSTTPCGGRRTTEEQCRRFRCCWDDNYSRPIQHRCFSVRWHWLNFPDKNAKWSQWSTWGACAGVPCGTGVQTRTRICSNYIKNRCRGPSTQQQQCMVPCPGAFWSAWVPAGPCVSPDPLCLAGKMRERRFCLGPNNQRIDSSNCPGGQGNTEQEAQCREHLCPSFTEYQFGPCSPSCGDAGFRTGVRTCTSLVLNLPVTCTQTVEQCTVNSCPKQPEWSNWSSWGSCIGMTCTSGVQTRTRMCNNMKYGSCQGDSSQQQDCTVTCPGANWSNWMPQGTCVSPEPACLVGTVRERRYCLNSNNQIVDSTYCQGGNANTERDAQCNEHLCPGFTNFIPGTCSATCGDGATRTLSRTCISNAPSLPSECLSRKEPCVLSPCPVMLFDIMLLVDSSNSVGPTQFNLAIEWLATLSRSIPVSNGVAQVGMIRYATVPRSQFLLGQHSTNDQVDNAIRSVQYTGGGGDVTAAVVKATTQDFTVPANRYPLARRIAILVHQGDILNVAPFLAAAVAAQNSGIEFFSISVQPQGNVLSLLSSVGFVLSSSSFEQLPLLTTPLVQAIFSSPSG, encoded by the exons ATGACTACGATAACGCTTCTTTTGGCGAGAAGCCTGATGTTCCTTTTAATAATTAGTTATGGAAGaggacaattcaacccaa CACGAACCAAGCATTGCGACATAGTTTGGTACAAGCGGAAACCGTGTGAAAGGGGAAGAAATTTAAAAGCGGATCTTTGTGCGGAACAGGGTTGTTGCTACCGAGCGGATACTCGTTTTTTTAATGTTCCTGTATGCTATGAAAGCAATG CTCCGAAACCGATTCGTGGTATTCCCCTGTCCACAACGCCATCAGCAGGCAACCCAATCGCGTCTGCATCGAGATCACAAACATACGAACGTCTGGGGCCGTTCAGGTTTCTAAGGGTGTGCGGCAGTACTACACCTTGTGGTGGTCGACGCACTACAGA GGAGCAATGCAGAAGATTTCGATGCTGCTGGGACGACAATTATTCTAGACCAATACAGCACAGATGCTTCAGCGTGCGTTGGCATTGGTTAAACTTTCCGG ATAAAAATGCCAAGTGGTCACAATGGTCTACTTGGGGCGCATGCGCAGGAGTACCTTGCGGGACCGGAGTTCAAACTAGGACAAGAATATGTAGCAACTACATTAAAAA CCGATGCCGTGGACCCAGCACACAGCAGCAGCAGTGCATGGTGCCATGTCCAGGTGCATTTTGGAGCGCTTGGGTACCTGCAGGGCCGTGCGTAAGTCCGGATCCGCTGTGCCTAGCAGGTAAAATGCGCGAAAGAAGATTTTGTCTCGGTCCGAACAACCAAAGGATTGACAGCAGCAACTGTCCCGGAGGACAAGGGAACACAGAACAG GAAGCGCAATGCAGGGAGCATCTCTGTCCATCCTTTACCGAATATCAATTCGGTCCCTGTTCGCCAAGCTGCGGAGACGCCGGATTTCGAACCGGAGTACGAACATGTACAAGTTTGGTGCTCAATTTGCCAGTAACGTGTACGCAAACTGTTGAACAATGCACCGTAAACTCTTGCC CGAAACAGCCCGAATGGTCAAACTGGAGTAGCTGGGGATCATGCATCGGAATGACATGTACAAGCGGAGTTCAAACAAGAACAAGAATGTGTAATAACATGAAATACGGAAG TTGCCAGGGAGATTCCAGTCAGCAACAGGACTGCACGGTGACCTGTCCAGGAGCTAATTGGAGCAACTGGATGCCGCAAGGTACATGCGTAAGTCCAGAGCCGGCCTGTCTAGTCGGAACAGTCCGCGAGCGAAGATATTGCCTGAATTCAAACAACCAAATAGTTGACAGCACTTACTGCCAAGGAGGAAATGCTAACACAGAGCGA GACGCGCAATGTAACGAACACCTATGTCCGGGCTTCACTAATTTTATCCCTGGCACTTGTTCTGCGACTTGCGGTGACGGAGCGACGCGGACTTTATCAAGAACTTGCATTAGCAATGCCCCCAGTCTACCATCAGAGTGCTTAAGCAGAAAGGAACCGTGTGTTTTAAGTCCATGTC CCGTAATGTTGTTTGATATCATGTTGCTCGTGGACTCGTCAAACTCAGTCGGCCCTACTCAGTTTAATCTCGCTATAGAATGGCTGGCCACCCTGTCAAGAAGTATTCCCGTTTCAAATGGAGTGGCCCAAGTTGGTATG ATACGTTACGCTACAGTTCCACGGTCGCAATTCTTACTTGGTCAGCATTCAACCAATGACCAAGTGGACAACGCAATTCGATCCGTTCAG TACACTGGCGGAGGAGGTGACGTAACGGCTGCAGTTGTCAAGGCAACTACACAAGATTTTACCGTTCCCGCCAACCGATACCCATTGGCAAGAAGAATAGCCATCCTTGTACACCAGGGCGATATCCTTAACGTAGC ACCATTTCTAGCAGCGGCAGTTGCAGCACAAAACTCAGGGATAGAATTTTTCTCCATCAGCGTTCAACCACAAGGCAACGTGTTGTCCCTGCTTTCCAGTGTTGGTTTTGTCTTATCAAGTAGCTCATTTGAGCAGTTACCGCTTCTGACGACGCCTCTTGTGCAGGCAATATTTTCAAGTCCGTCAG GTTGA
- the LOC143452026 gene encoding ribosome quality control complex subunit TCF25-like isoform X2, with the protein MSSRALRRLQGRGNVMALPPVDQEESESDEEETVNHVVNKFALLDDSDEKSDEQIATDVVKQDTAVNKKKKNRKKKKKKATTMTPTEDLDKVLEEIESNGQVAPSTSHQRQDNLMSFKFQKSVLTVEHRHLNPDNELRKIFGTRALMGDSSYRRRNQGSQSRGMWLTQPQNNWAKLGRTGISMKSLETKNGCQVFKFEHSKDYQDIQFKFLDAVDSSDHRNIAVIIEKHSYHVDALLTFSDVYKVHEDIRMARELIERSLYCLERSFHSCFNLTTGMCRLPYKYQENRCLYLSLYKHMNFVSQRGCNRTALELCKVLLSLDPEEDPLGSILELDHFALRAAEYEYLIKFASEWGVSRNLTQLPNWAYSLALAHFQLSLLEKSSDKEKADKALQNALIMFPSVLALMLEKCSVQPDPKVAACAVFASKTKESRPQGLELLCHMFVCRNHSLWKDPEILAWLESNVNAVISRVEKKDRFVDECAQKRKTRYQKPPMNIYRHALISELPEVSSLLPLDIRTGTMLSHDPLPPQDTVISYQRPARSSHGRSRHPVSLFFHSLLPGFNPEEPFDGAPEYLDRADAGQMRGNVQTLMNAMRELLDNFQRPLAEDEEEEFVQDWD; encoded by the exons ATGTCATCACGTGCTCTTCGGAGACTTCAGGGTCGCGGAAATGTCATGGCTCTACCTCCTGTGGATCAGGAAGAAAGTGAGAGTGATGAAGAGGAGACTGTGAATCATGTCGTGAACAAATTTGCACtg CTCGACGACTCCGATGAAAAGAGTGATGAACAAATAGCGACTGATGTTGTGAAACAGGACACTGCcgtaaataaaaagaaaaaaaatcggaaaaagaagaaaaagaaagcaACAACCATGACG CCAACAGAGGACTTGGATAAAGTACTTGAAGAAATTGAAAGCAATGGCCAAGTTGCACCTTCTACATCTCACCAAAGACAAGACAATTTAAtgtcctttaagtttcagaaGTCTGTTTTAACCGTCGAGCATAG ACATTTAAACCCTGATAATGAATTGAGGAAGATTTTTGGAACAAGGGCGTTAATGGGTGACTCATCATACAGAAGAAGAAATCAGGGCAGCCAGTCAAGGGGCATGTGGCTGACTCAGCCTCAAAATAACTGGGCTAAACTGGGAAGAACCGGTATCAGCATGAAATCTCTGGAAACTAAAAATGG ttgccaagtttttaaatttgaacaCAGCAAAGACTACCAGGACATCCAGTTCAAATTCCTTGATGCAGTCGATTCGTCTGACCACAGAAACATAGCT GTAATAATAGAGAAGCATTCCTACCATGTAGATGCACTTCTCACATTCAGTGATGTTTATAAGGTTCATGAAGACATCAGGATGGCACGAGAGTTGATAg AAAGATCGCTCTATTGCCTTGAGAGGTCCTTCCATTCTTGCTTTAACCTGACAACAGGGATGTGTAGGCTTCCGTATAAGTATCAGGAGAACAG GTGCTTATACCTCTCACTGTACAAACATATGAATTTTGTGTCTCAACGAGGATGTAATCGAACAGCGTTGGAGTTGTGCAAAGTTTTGCTCAG TTTGGATCCTGAAGAAGATCCGCTTGGTAGCATACTTGAACTTGACCACTTTGCACTGAGGGCCGCTGAGTACGAGTATCTTATAAAGTTTGCTTCCGAGTGGGGG GTGAGCAGGAATTTAACGCAGTTGCCAAACTGGGCCTATTCCCTTGCCTTGGCACATTTCCAATTGTCATTGCTGGAAAAATCTTCGGATAAAGAAAAAGCGGACAAAGCCTTGCAGAATGCCCTGATTATGTTTCCGTCT GTTCTTGCGCTAATGCTGGAAAAATGTTCAGTTCAACCAGATCCTAAAGTTGCCGCTTGCGCCGTTTTCGCTTCAAAGaccaaggaaag TCGTCCTCAAGGGTTAGAGCTACTTTGTCACATGTTTGTTTGCCGAAATCACTCGCTTTGGAAAGACCCTGAGATCCTTGCTTGGCTTGAGTCCAACGTAAATGCAGTGATTTCTCGAGTGGAAAAGAAAGATCGTTTTGTTGATGAATGCGCCCAAAA GCGAAAGACAAGATATCAAAAACCGCCTATGAATATCTATCGTCATGCCCTTATATCGGAACTCCCTGAAGTTAGCTCCCTACTGCCACTA GACATTCGTACCGGGACCATGCTAAGTCACGATCCACTTCCACCACAGGATACAGTCATCTCGTATCAACGGCCTGCCAG GTCCAGCCACGGTCGTTCTAGGCACCCAGTTAGCCTCTTCTTCCATTCCCTTCTACCAGGATTCAACCCCGAGGAGCCATTCGATGGCGCCCCGGAGTATTTGGACCGCGCCGATGCCGGTCAAATGCGCGGCAATGTTCAGACTTTGATGAACGCAATGCGAGAACTCTTAGATAATTTTCAGCGCCCACTAGCGGAAgacgaagaagaagaatttGTTCAAGATTGGGATTGA
- the LOC143452026 gene encoding ribosome quality control complex subunit TCF25-like isoform X1 has translation MSSRALRRLQGRGNVMALPPVDQEESESDEEETVNHVVNKFALLDDSDEKSDEQIATDVVKQDTAVNKKKKNRKKKKKKATTMTQPTEDLDKVLEEIESNGQVAPSTSHQRQDNLMSFKFQKSVLTVEHRHLNPDNELRKIFGTRALMGDSSYRRRNQGSQSRGMWLTQPQNNWAKLGRTGISMKSLETKNGCQVFKFEHSKDYQDIQFKFLDAVDSSDHRNIAVIIEKHSYHVDALLTFSDVYKVHEDIRMARELIERSLYCLERSFHSCFNLTTGMCRLPYKYQENRCLYLSLYKHMNFVSQRGCNRTALELCKVLLSLDPEEDPLGSILELDHFALRAAEYEYLIKFASEWGVSRNLTQLPNWAYSLALAHFQLSLLEKSSDKEKADKALQNALIMFPSVLALMLEKCSVQPDPKVAACAVFASKTKESRPQGLELLCHMFVCRNHSLWKDPEILAWLESNVNAVISRVEKKDRFVDECAQKRKTRYQKPPMNIYRHALISELPEVSSLLPLDIRTGTMLSHDPLPPQDTVISYQRPARSSHGRSRHPVSLFFHSLLPGFNPEEPFDGAPEYLDRADAGQMRGNVQTLMNAMRELLDNFQRPLAEDEEEEFVQDWD, from the exons ATGTCATCACGTGCTCTTCGGAGACTTCAGGGTCGCGGAAATGTCATGGCTCTACCTCCTGTGGATCAGGAAGAAAGTGAGAGTGATGAAGAGGAGACTGTGAATCATGTCGTGAACAAATTTGCACtg CTCGACGACTCCGATGAAAAGAGTGATGAACAAATAGCGACTGATGTTGTGAAACAGGACACTGCcgtaaataaaaagaaaaaaaatcggaaaaagaagaaaaagaaagcaACAACCATGACG CAGCCAACAGAGGACTTGGATAAAGTACTTGAAGAAATTGAAAGCAATGGCCAAGTTGCACCTTCTACATCTCACCAAAGACAAGACAATTTAAtgtcctttaagtttcagaaGTCTGTTTTAACCGTCGAGCATAG ACATTTAAACCCTGATAATGAATTGAGGAAGATTTTTGGAACAAGGGCGTTAATGGGTGACTCATCATACAGAAGAAGAAATCAGGGCAGCCAGTCAAGGGGCATGTGGCTGACTCAGCCTCAAAATAACTGGGCTAAACTGGGAAGAACCGGTATCAGCATGAAATCTCTGGAAACTAAAAATGG ttgccaagtttttaaatttgaacaCAGCAAAGACTACCAGGACATCCAGTTCAAATTCCTTGATGCAGTCGATTCGTCTGACCACAGAAACATAGCT GTAATAATAGAGAAGCATTCCTACCATGTAGATGCACTTCTCACATTCAGTGATGTTTATAAGGTTCATGAAGACATCAGGATGGCACGAGAGTTGATAg AAAGATCGCTCTATTGCCTTGAGAGGTCCTTCCATTCTTGCTTTAACCTGACAACAGGGATGTGTAGGCTTCCGTATAAGTATCAGGAGAACAG GTGCTTATACCTCTCACTGTACAAACATATGAATTTTGTGTCTCAACGAGGATGTAATCGAACAGCGTTGGAGTTGTGCAAAGTTTTGCTCAG TTTGGATCCTGAAGAAGATCCGCTTGGTAGCATACTTGAACTTGACCACTTTGCACTGAGGGCCGCTGAGTACGAGTATCTTATAAAGTTTGCTTCCGAGTGGGGG GTGAGCAGGAATTTAACGCAGTTGCCAAACTGGGCCTATTCCCTTGCCTTGGCACATTTCCAATTGTCATTGCTGGAAAAATCTTCGGATAAAGAAAAAGCGGACAAAGCCTTGCAGAATGCCCTGATTATGTTTCCGTCT GTTCTTGCGCTAATGCTGGAAAAATGTTCAGTTCAACCAGATCCTAAAGTTGCCGCTTGCGCCGTTTTCGCTTCAAAGaccaaggaaag TCGTCCTCAAGGGTTAGAGCTACTTTGTCACATGTTTGTTTGCCGAAATCACTCGCTTTGGAAAGACCCTGAGATCCTTGCTTGGCTTGAGTCCAACGTAAATGCAGTGATTTCTCGAGTGGAAAAGAAAGATCGTTTTGTTGATGAATGCGCCCAAAA GCGAAAGACAAGATATCAAAAACCGCCTATGAATATCTATCGTCATGCCCTTATATCGGAACTCCCTGAAGTTAGCTCCCTACTGCCACTA GACATTCGTACCGGGACCATGCTAAGTCACGATCCACTTCCACCACAGGATACAGTCATCTCGTATCAACGGCCTGCCAG GTCCAGCCACGGTCGTTCTAGGCACCCAGTTAGCCTCTTCTTCCATTCCCTTCTACCAGGATTCAACCCCGAGGAGCCATTCGATGGCGCCCCGGAGTATTTGGACCGCGCCGATGCCGGTCAAATGCGCGGCAATGTTCAGACTTTGATGAACGCAATGCGAGAACTCTTAGATAATTTTCAGCGCCCACTAGCGGAAgacgaagaagaagaatttGTTCAAGATTGGGATTGA
- the LOC143452027 gene encoding GPI-anchor transamidase component PIGT-like: MQKNMLGLFVLIYFAMFCTCNGNENYEESLKLDMIDPELVYGFFNFTTTWNYEHWFAPRHYKLFPRSLGQLIQKYNIAELHFTMTQGLWRYKRWGFPDASSPTGAQLWVWFHKNTEDVDKNWVGFTNALSGLFCASLNFINKAVTVTPKISFRPVGVVEGGETDNTFLRYGTLSRENLCTENLTPWMKLLPCGSKAGPGALLNPSQLHHSKFLSIGLHFLHDCSEGGSCERRHVKLEQHISVVYDLRTLNLMPNFSLLSLFKKRVKPACPLSSRSVLMVRVIEGATISPALTESVGGFSVLNLHRLKSDSNVQVKGLKTPGVTTKLNHGVTNHCYLTGIGLEGGFVCSIVNHNNREIPIIFFQVVPWFLHTQVHTLKVVSRQNDIISPAWISYTPGKIRESPNIMELIVRLPSDSITELSFHFTKGFMTWIEHPPDANHGFYISPAVITTKTNDLNISKELHGSVQHIYSEAILVNIPVPDFSMPYNVICLVCTVLAISFGSFHNLATRRFHKLSPNEVSPVKKKFLSLIERFKSRTKKNEDDSLASTAEKSS, from the coding sequence atgcaaaaaaatatgctAGGCCTATTTgtgttgatttattttgctatGTTTTGCACCTGCAATGGAAATGAGAATTATGAAGAATCCTTAAAATTGGACATGATCGATCCTGAACTTGTGTAcggattttttaatttcaccACCACCTGGAACTATGAGCATTGGTTTGCACCAAGACATTACAAATTATTTCCCCGTTCCCTTGGACAGCTCATACAGAAATATAATATTGCAGAACTACATTTTACAATGACCCAAGGCCTATGGAGATACAAGCGTTGGGGATTTCCCGATGCTTCTTCACCCACTGGGGCCCAGTTGTGGGTTTGGTTTCATAAGAACACAGAAGATGTGGATAAAAATTGGGTTGGATTTACAAACGCATTATCGGGTCTGTTTTGTGCATCATTAAACTTCATCAATAAAGCAGTAACTGTTACGCCAAAGATTTCATTTCGTCCTGTCGGCGTTGTAGAAGGTGGTGAGACTGACAACACATTCCTAAGATACGGTACGTTATCCCGTGAAAATTTGTGCACAGAAAACCTCACTCCATGGATGAAATTACTGCCGTGTGGTTCTAAAGCTGGACCTGGTGCATTGCTCAACCCAAGCCAACTTCATCATAGCAAATTCCTCTCAATTGGTTTGCACTTTCTTCACGATTGTAGTGAGGGTGGCTCTTGCGAGAGGAGGCATGTCAAGCTTGAGCAACACATTTCTGTTGTCTACGATCTACGTACGCTGAATTTGATGCCCAATTTTAGTTTGCTGtctctttttaaaaaaagagtGAAACCAGCTTGTCCTCTGTCATCAAGAAGTGTTTTAATGGTCAGAGTAATTGAGGGTGCTACTATTTCTCCTGCACTTACTGAATCTGTTGGTGggttttctgttttaaatttacacaGATTAAAAAGTGACAGCAACGTTCAAGTAAAGGGATTAAAAACACCTGGTGTTACCACTAAGCTCAACCATGGTGTAACGAATCACTGTTACCTAACGGGTATTGGCCTAGAAGGTGGATTTGTATGTTCGATCGTAAATCATAATAACCGTGAAATTCCTATCATATTTTTCCAAGTTGTACCTTGGTTCCTACATACCCAAGTCCATACGTTAAAAGTTGTCTCAAGACAGAATGACATCATCAGTCCTGCATGGATATCTTATACACCAGGAAAAATCCGAGAATCTCCAAACATTATGGAGCTTATTGTGAGATTACCTTCTGATTCAATAACAGAACTTAGCTTTCACTTTACGAAAGGATTCATGACATGGATTGAGCATCCTCCTGATGCTAACCATGGGTTTTACATTAGTCCTGCTGTGATAACGACTAAAACAAATGATTTAAACATAAGTAAAGAGCTTCATGGCTCTGTCCAACACATTTACAGTGAAGCTATTCTTGTCAATATTCCTGTACCAGACTTCTCAATGCCGTACAACGTGATCTGCTTGGTTTGTACAGTTCTCGCAATTTCATTTGGCTCATTTCACAACCTTGCGACTCGAAGATTTCATAAACTATCTCCTAATGAAGTCAGTCCTGTtaagaagaaatttttatcCCTAATTGAAAGATTTAAATCCAGAACAAAAAAGAATGAAGATGATTCATTGGCTTCGACGGCAGAAAAATCTTCATAG
- the LOC143451661 gene encoding E3 ubiquitin-protein ligase znrf2-like: MGGKQSSNASTSGLQTQQAEPPPGPSSSNRMPHGARRSTVTIGSLGQQHRRQMFGHNQSENYVLFDAHLSRTNSNNETGLQIPRRGFEWLYTNHHEDSDSSPDDDTSASRIFARAFSQRNPARSLPPYLISPMRDARCPMCGKMIPAEDVEVHFVMCLTKPRVTYNEDILSTTSGECAICLEDLEQGESIARLPCLCIYHKTCIDQWFLKSQTCPEHPPD, encoded by the exons ATGGGTGGGAAGCAGAGTAGCAATGCAAGCACAAGTGGACTGCAGACACAACAAGCAGAACCTCCACCGGGCCCATCAAGCTCTAATAGAATGCCCCACGGTGCTCGTAGAAGCACGGTTACAATAGGATCATTAGGACAGCAGCACCGCAGGCAGATGTTTGGGCACAATCAATCAGAAAACTATGTCCTGTTTGATGCGCATTTGTCTCGGACAAATTCAAACAACGAAACTGGACTACAGATCCCGAGAAGGGGATTCGAGTGGTTGTACACAAATCATCACGAGGACAGTGATAGCTCGCCAGATGATGATACTTCGGCATCCAGGATTTTTGCTCGGGCATTTAGCCAACGAAACCCTGCTCGTTCTCTTCCACCTTATTTGATAAgtccaatgagag atgcCAGATGTCCAATGTGCGGAAAGATGATACCAGCCGAAGATGTGGAAGTACATTTTGTGATGTGCTTGACTAAACCCAGGGTAACTTACAACG AAGACATTCTGTCAACAACCAGCGGTGAGTGCGCAATTTGCTTAGAAGATTTAGAACAAGGGGAATCAATAGCACGTTTACCTTGCTTGTGCATATATCACAAAAC TTGCATTGATCAGTGGTTTCTGAAGAGTCAAACCTGCCCAGAACACCCGCCTGATTGA
- the LOC143452915 gene encoding uncharacterized protein LOC143452915, with amino-acid sequence MQRIGYLSVLSLTFLVLEAGSSFTKLGNSYMKNPDTCCSTDPANPAKNCKLTSLVATQYEQLAYSPGFPNRFPIQRECIWTVQCRERHQIRVEFRDFYLIGPDRTGSCVDQFVIVKSPLTGFQMGKFCGNSGLPTIVSASNILVISLRAEIPQSSENYRGFVFAFREAHETPNPELRPANWNNDGTFSLDYKGIANLLFKLTPTDATYPDATPKTTTLEITSRPPNIRTSTNPPGGISKALKPVTPLRKPTRPTRRPVTPFRRPITPYKRPVIPSRRPPRLDEREKSYYPGPNKDKNKKQPGLQVEIIAAIAVGGALLFAIIIIAACKLGQICRRRNKSKEISSPTGYGNNIPMSAVEPVYSADNQAFKEFPQPGQETDQAANGQYPNNGIATENPYQLYPQQPPQYMQGQPYYPPPYNPAYPGSVEMVGNPSQTAYFPNGGVFSHDSNVPGNNVPQQACHYDATTGVIINPMYIHPNTGTVVNPPNGTTTTVTQNQFGGYPVPTNGVQPYPIPPTVNPQNTQKQPMQAYSSDSKKSRGDTHQRKSGTHRSQGSSHSHSTDASNGRRKPRHASRERGSSHKGKKSNRRRKR; translated from the exons ATGCAGAGGATCGGATATCTTTCTGTGCTTAGTCTGACATTTCTTGTGCTTGAAGCGGGAAGTTCTTTTACAAAACTTGGAAATTCTTATAtgaaaa ATCCAGATACGTGCTGTTCGACCGACCCGGCCAATCCGGCTAAAAACTGCAAGCTTACCTCGTTAGTCGCGACACAGTACGAGCAGCTGGCTTATAGTCCGGGGTTTCCAAATCGATTCCCTATTCAGAGAGAATGCATCTGGAC GGTGCAGTGCCGTGAGCGACATCAAATTCGAGTCGAATTTCGTGATTTCTACTTGATTGGACCGGACAGAACCGGTTCTTGCGTCGATCAATTTGTCATAGTAAAGTCGCCACTCACGGGATTCCAGATGGGAAAATTTTGCGGCAATTCCGGGTTACCAACCATTGTGTCCGCAA GTAACATACTGGTGATTTCGCTGCGGGCTGAAATACCTCAGTCGTCTGAAAATTATCGAGGATTCGTGTTTGCGTTCAGAGAAGCTCATGAAACTCCGAACCCCGAAC TGCGTCCTGCAAACTGGAATAATGACGGAACATTTTCTCTCGACTACAAGGGAATTGCAAACTTGCTGTTCAAACTCACTCCCACAGACGCTACATATCCAGATGCAACACCCAAAACCACCAC gctTGAGATAACATCAAGACCTCCTAATATTCGAACCTCCACCAATCCTCCAGGCGGGATTTCAAAAGCTTTAAAACCTGTAACTCCTCTAAGAAAAC CAACGAGACCCACGAGACGACCAGTAACTCCATTCAGACGACCAATAACTCCATACAAACGACCTGTTATTCCATCCAGACGACCTCCGCGTCTCGACGAAAGAGAAAAAAGCTATTACCCCGGTCCAA ATAAAGATAAGAATAAAAAGCAACCGGGGCTACAGGTGGAGATTATAGCGGCAATAGCGGTCGGGGGAGCTCTCCTATTTGCAATAATCATCATAGCAGCTTGCAAATTGGGACAGATTTGTCGACGAAGAAATAAATCCAAAGAGATTTCGTCACCGACCGGATACG GTAACAATATTCCAATGTCCGCTGTTGAACCCGTATATTCAGCAGACAATCAGGCGTTTAAGGAGTTTCCTCAGCCTGGACAAGAAACTGACCAAGCTGCAAACGGCCAGTACCCTAACAACGGGATCGCGACTGAAAATCCCTACCAACTCTACCCTCAACAACCTCCTCAATACATGCAAGGGCAACCCTATTACCCGCCACCGTATAACCCAGCTTATCCAGGATCCGTTGAAATGGTGGGTAACCCGTCCCAGACCGCATATTTCCCGAATGGTGGGGTTTTCAGTCACGACAGCAATGTTCCTGGAAACAATGTTCCGCAACAAGCGTgtcattatgacgcaacaaccGGGGTTATTATAAACCCAATGTATATTCATCCCAACACTGGGACAGTTGTGAACCCACCTAATGGGACAACGACCACAGTTACTCAAAACCAGTTTGGTGGGTATCCGGTCCCAACAAACGGGGTCCAACCTTACCCTATACCGCCAACTGTTAACCCACAAAACACCCAGAAACAACCCATGCAGGCATATAGCTCCGACTCAAAGAAGTCAAGGGGTGATACCCATCAACGCAAATCAGGGACTCATCGTAGTCAGGGAAGTTCCCACTCCCACAGTACAGATGCTTCAAATGGGAGAAGAAAACCTCGTCACGCTTCAAGGGAGCGTGGGTCTTCGCACAAAGGGAAGAAATCAAACAGGAGAAGGAAAAGATGA
- the LOC143452190 gene encoding ras-related protein Rab-10-like, with the protein MAQYDLNPGKEADYTCKIIILGDKGVGKTCVIQRFTDNVFSFNQMPTITMDIKSRLLYVNGKLCKLKIWDTAGQERFRSITSNYYRGSHGVIVVYDITDKKSFEHVTRWMDNFDQLVKDDVIRLLIGNKSDLKKERMVKEHQGQKLAKEKRMLFGETSAKENINIEHVFMKLVKEIIDKNGVKSPHQSSAVTNTKEANSVSVCDEVSNPSQNNKSCC; encoded by the exons ATGGCACAGTACGACCTGAACCCAGGCAAAGAAGCAGATTACACCTGCAAGATAATAATACTTGGGGACAAGGGTGTAGGAAAAACTTGTGTTATCCAAAGATTTACAGACAACGTGTTTTCATTCAACCAAATGCCTACTATAA caATGGATATCAAAAGTCGTTTGCTATATGTTAATGGAAAGTTATGCAAGCTGAAGATATG GGATACCGCCGGACAAGAGCGATTTCGTTCGATAACGAGCAATTATTATCGAGGCTCTCACGGTGTAATTGTCGTTTATGACATTACCGACAAAAAGTCGTTTGAACACGTGACGAGATGGATGGACAATTTTGACCAG TTGGTGAAAGACGACGTCATCAGGCTATTGATAGGAAATAAATCTGACCTCAAAAAGGAGAGAATGGTAAAGGAACATCAAGGGCAAAAG CTGGCGAAAGAAAAACGGATGTTGTTTGGTGAGACGAGTGCCAAAGAAAACATCAACATCGAACACGTTTTCATGAAGCTTGTCAAAGAAATCATtgataaa AACGGAGTGAAGTCGCCCCATCAGAGCAGTGCGGTAACTAACACTAAGGAAGCAAACTCCGTCTCAGTCTGTGATGAAGTTTCAAACCCGAGCCAgaataataaaagttgttGCTGA